A single region of the Ziziphus jujuba cultivar Dongzao chromosome 10, ASM3175591v1 genome encodes:
- the LOC107412662 gene encoding protein EMSY-LIKE 3 isoform X2 — translation MDYELSDSSGTDDDLPPSHQNRFQRAGHASGNGRTAPVGSAPLPRMHGDMETQIHHIEQEAYCSVLRAFKAQSDAITWDKESLITELRKELRVSDEEHRELLSRVNADDIIRRIREWRKASGLQPGMLSSAQPAHDPAPSPTVSASRKKQKTSQSVASLSIGAPSPGLPPAMQPSSSAMRRGPPPGNRSKKPKSYPSAGLAGRTQAGNRGSSGAFATTEAAEATTYDPLIGRKVWTRWPEDNHFYEAVITDYNPVEGRHALVYDMNTADETWEWVNLKEISPEDIKWEGEDPGISRRSGRPGPGRGIKKSMTRGGAVSATGRGRGNTKGQSKKDFPLQHNGIGKKAVGDIEILHTDTLIKEVEKVFGASHPDPAEIEKAKRVLKEHEQALVDAIAKLEDASDGESDDGDHPFSQGQSMDQGRGWRKRQFDELSEGGRAVEGSNGDKMAREGRLASEDHQHYDGDD, via the exons ATGGACTACGAGCTATCTGATAGCAGCG GCACGGATGACGACCTTCCCCCTTCTCATCAAAATAGATTTCAAAGAGCAGGCCATGCCTCTGGGAATGGGCGAACTGCACCAGTTGGTTCTGCTCCCTTACCTAGGATGCATGGTGACATGGAAACCCAGATCCACCACATTGAGCAAGAAGCTTATTGTTCTGTACTTCGTGCCTTTAAAGCTCAATCAGATGCCATCACTTGG GATAAGGAAAGTTTAATTACAGAACTAAGAAAAGAGCTGCGAGTATCCGATGAGGAACACAGAGAACTTCTGTCCAGGGTTAATGCTGATGACATCATCCGGAGGATAAG GGAATGGAGAAAGGCTAGCGGACTTCAACCTGGCATGCTTAGTTCTGCACAGCCCGCTCATGACCCTGCACCTAGCCCTACAGTTTCAGCATCTcggaaaaaacagaaaacgtCACAATCTGTAGCTTCCTTATCCATTGGCGCTCCATCACCTGGACTGCCTCCGGCAATGCAACCGTCTTCATCAGCCATGAGGCGAGGTCCTCCACCAGGAAATCGGAGCAAGAAACCCAAATCA TATCCTTCTGCAGGTCTTGCTGGAAGGACTCAAGCGGGTAATCGAGGTTCCTCAGGTGCTTTTGCGACAACTGAAGCTGCTGAGGCCACAACTTATGATCCATTAATAGGGAGAAAGGTTTGGACAAGGTGGCCTGAAGACAACCATTTTTATGAGGCTGTTATAACTGACTACAACCCAGTTGAG GGCCGGCATGCTCTAGTTTATGATATGAATACAGCAGATGAGACATGGGAATGGGTTAATCTCAAGGAG ATATCTCCTGAAGATATTAAGTGGGAAGGTGAGGATCCAGGGATTTCCCGTAGAAGTGGCCGCCCTGGACCTGGTCGAGGAATTAAGAAGTCCATGACGCGTGGTGGTGCAGTTTCTGCCACAGGAAGGGGTAGAGGAAACACAAAGGGCCAATCAAAGAAAGATTTCCCTTTACAACACAATGGCATTGGAAAGAAGGCTGTAGGTGACATAGAAATACTTCACACAGACACTTTGATTAAGGAG GTTGAGAAAGTTTTTGGGGCTAGCCATCCCGACCCTGCGGAAATTGAGAAAGCTAAGAGAGTGTTGAAA GAGCATGAACAAGCACTGGTTGATGCAATTGCAAAGCTTGAAGATGCATCTGATGGTGAAAGTG ATGATGGGGATCATCCATTCTCACAAGGACAATCGATGGACCAAGGACGAGGATGGAGAAAACGTCAATTTGATGAATTGAGCGAAGGTGGTCGAGCCGTTGAAGGTTCAAATGGTGATAAAATGGCAAGGGAGGGGAGGCTTGCATCTGAGGATCATCAGCATTATGATGGTGATGACTGA
- the LOC107412664 gene encoding uncharacterized protein LOC107412664 → MSNCTVESSQVETSDGVKLHTRLFKPREEIKDNNLVIVLVHPFSILGGCQGLLRGIAGGLADKGYKAVTFDMRGAGRSTGRPSLTGFAEIKDVIAVCKWVSQNLSADRILLVGSSAGAPIAGSASDQIEQVVGYVSLGYPFGMIASILFGRHHKAILESPKPKLFVMGTRDGFTSVKQLKNKLSSAAGRVETHLIEGVGHFQMEGPAYDAQMVNLILQFIASL, encoded by the exons ATGTCAAACTGTACTGTTGAATCCTCCCAAGTTGAAACCAGTGATGGAGTTAAGCTCCACACAAGGTTGTTCAAACCAAGAGAAGAGATCAAGGACAACAATCTTGTGATCGTCCTGGTCCATCCATTCTCAATCTTGGGTGGTTGTCAGGGCCTTTTGAGAGGAATAGCCGGTGGGTTGGCTGACAAAGGTTATAAAGCTGTTACCTTTGACATGAGAGGCGCTGGGAGATCAACAGGAAGGCCTTCTCTTACTGGATTTGCTGAAATCAAGGATGTGATTGCTGTTTGCAAATGGGTCTCTCAGAATCTCTCTGCCGACAGAATTTTGTTAGTGGGATCTTCTGCag GTGCTCCAATTGCTGGCTCCGCATCTGATCAAATTGAACAGGTTGTAGGCTATGTAAGCCTGGGTTACCCTTTTGGTATGATTGCCTCGATCCTTTTTGGTAGACACCACAAAGCCATTCTAGAATCCCCAAAACCAAAACTTTTTGTAATGGGAACTCGAGATGGGTTCACCAGTGTGAAGCAGTTGAAGAATAAGTTGAGTTCTGCAGCAGGACGTGTTGAAACACACCTTATTGAAGGAGTTGGCCATTTCCAAATGGAAGGCCCTGCTTATGACGCTCAGATGGTGAATCTCATCCTCCAATTTATTGCATCATTGTAG
- the LOC107412662 gene encoding protein EMSY-LIKE 3 isoform X1: protein MDYELSDSSGTDDDLPPSHQNRFQRAGHASGNGRTAPVGSAPLPRMHGDMETQIHHIEQEAYCSVLRAFKAQSDAITWDKESLITELRKELRVSDEEHRELLSRVNADDIIRRIREWRKASGLQPGMLSSAQPAHDPAPSPTVSASRKKQKTSQSVASLSIGAPSPGLPPAMQPSSSAMRRGPPPGNRSKKPKSSMQYPSAGLAGRTQAGNRGSSGAFATTEAAEATTYDPLIGRKVWTRWPEDNHFYEAVITDYNPVEGRHALVYDMNTADETWEWVNLKEISPEDIKWEGEDPGISRRSGRPGPGRGIKKSMTRGGAVSATGRGRGNTKGQSKKDFPLQHNGIGKKAVGDIEILHTDTLIKEVEKVFGASHPDPAEIEKAKRVLKEHEQALVDAIAKLEDASDGESDDGDHPFSQGQSMDQGRGWRKRQFDELSEGGRAVEGSNGDKMAREGRLASEDHQHYDGDD, encoded by the exons ATGGACTACGAGCTATCTGATAGCAGCG GCACGGATGACGACCTTCCCCCTTCTCATCAAAATAGATTTCAAAGAGCAGGCCATGCCTCTGGGAATGGGCGAACTGCACCAGTTGGTTCTGCTCCCTTACCTAGGATGCATGGTGACATGGAAACCCAGATCCACCACATTGAGCAAGAAGCTTATTGTTCTGTACTTCGTGCCTTTAAAGCTCAATCAGATGCCATCACTTGG GATAAGGAAAGTTTAATTACAGAACTAAGAAAAGAGCTGCGAGTATCCGATGAGGAACACAGAGAACTTCTGTCCAGGGTTAATGCTGATGACATCATCCGGAGGATAAG GGAATGGAGAAAGGCTAGCGGACTTCAACCTGGCATGCTTAGTTCTGCACAGCCCGCTCATGACCCTGCACCTAGCCCTACAGTTTCAGCATCTcggaaaaaacagaaaacgtCACAATCTGTAGCTTCCTTATCCATTGGCGCTCCATCACCTGGACTGCCTCCGGCAATGCAACCGTCTTCATCAGCCATGAGGCGAGGTCCTCCACCAGGAAATCGGAGCAAGAAACCCAAATCA TCTATGCAGTATCCTTCTGCAGGTCTTGCTGGAAGGACTCAAGCGGGTAATCGAGGTTCCTCAGGTGCTTTTGCGACAACTGAAGCTGCTGAGGCCACAACTTATGATCCATTAATAGGGAGAAAGGTTTGGACAAGGTGGCCTGAAGACAACCATTTTTATGAGGCTGTTATAACTGACTACAACCCAGTTGAG GGCCGGCATGCTCTAGTTTATGATATGAATACAGCAGATGAGACATGGGAATGGGTTAATCTCAAGGAG ATATCTCCTGAAGATATTAAGTGGGAAGGTGAGGATCCAGGGATTTCCCGTAGAAGTGGCCGCCCTGGACCTGGTCGAGGAATTAAGAAGTCCATGACGCGTGGTGGTGCAGTTTCTGCCACAGGAAGGGGTAGAGGAAACACAAAGGGCCAATCAAAGAAAGATTTCCCTTTACAACACAATGGCATTGGAAAGAAGGCTGTAGGTGACATAGAAATACTTCACACAGACACTTTGATTAAGGAG GTTGAGAAAGTTTTTGGGGCTAGCCATCCCGACCCTGCGGAAATTGAGAAAGCTAAGAGAGTGTTGAAA GAGCATGAACAAGCACTGGTTGATGCAATTGCAAAGCTTGAAGATGCATCTGATGGTGAAAGTG ATGATGGGGATCATCCATTCTCACAAGGACAATCGATGGACCAAGGACGAGGATGGAGAAAACGTCAATTTGATGAATTGAGCGAAGGTGGTCGAGCCGTTGAAGGTTCAAATGGTGATAAAATGGCAAGGGAGGGGAGGCTTGCATCTGAGGATCATCAGCATTATGATGGTGATGACTGA